CCTCAAAGCCAAATCCTGGTTATGCCATTGAGACTAAGTatcattaaatcattaaataataaatttataatttataatattatccttatagccattataattttattttaattaattccagTCATTATTAATAATGAAGCAATTTTTTCGTTCTGTTACTTATTGAATATTGCGATAAAAGTATTTTGGGTATGAACtgattaagatttaaattattacaattacaagAAGCTTAAACAAAGGTCTGTAGATTCTAAAACTACATCTcgtatttagtatttagttttcaTAACAAGATGCATTTAAATTTCGTTGAGCAATCTACGAGCAACCGTATATTTTCTATTCACTGTTAAATGTAGTGAtaggaaaatacttttttaaactaagctttaaatTAACCGTTAGAAGCAGCGACAGGTACTCAATGGCaggtttaaatattagtttataacaGGCCAATTGAGTTAAAATTTTCCTAGTTAAAAGTGCAGAcacaattttttcaattcaattcaatccACCTCACTGCTACGTGACGGGATAGATTAGCGAGGctgcttcaataaataaaacaatacttattttcaaaatatgcgtgaataaaacatatatattttagtttaatttcatcATTATCACTTATACAACAACTGGCAGGATAGTGGTaatgaaagaatttttaaattgttgtcaCACACATGAGATTTCTTTATTCCACTTGGCAACAAATATAGGATATTCAAATACATATTACAATTCTTATACTTAGTCAAATAGTTTAAGAGATAAATTTGAGTGTCCATTAAAATCACTAGAATTTGTTCCGCTGTTTGTTGGTATTGTAACTAAATTACCAGTGGCCTATTCTATTCACTAATAAACAATGGAACGATTTCAGCCACTATCGTATAAAAGTAACTGGAATGTTTTTTGAGAAGAattgataactttaaaaaagtaccaggcatcaaaataataattatttaagtaatttttaaattaaaacgtaacGTTTTATTACTGATTAGATAGTTTGAAACaaatgaattatttgttaaaGATGAACACGTCAATGTAATTCGTTAGATAGAATCGACCATAGCTCAATTCGCTAAAAAAAGTTTCAATCAAgcattaatacttttttttaatactgcccaataaatgaaaataattaactaaaccatttaaatgaattttcaaaGTACACGAATAAGATGATCTTACTTAATAAGTGCATTTTTGTATTCGAATGCTCTATCGTTGCTAGGCAGTGAcagtacaattttgaaatttaccagGTAAGAATATCTTTTACAGATCAATGTGAATTCCGCATTGCACTGTAATTTACCTAATACCAACAACATTCTTCGAGaccatacatatttaaaaacgatCTGACTACTTGGTTACTTAACTGAAACAACATTTTTGCGAATGCGAAGGAAATAAATATGTGGAGACCATAAATATGCTCGGGGACTGTTTATAATGATATTTGCGCATCATATATTGCTGTTAGGAGAGTAGTCACAAATCTACACGGTCAGAGATGATCAATTAGAAAGACCTTAAGTTCAAGTGTGTGGTTGTACTGCTATGAGAGACTTTCGGCTTACTAGAAAGCCAATAAGCAGTGTAACAATCTGGCTGTTTGAAAATCCTCAAGAACTCCTACAAAGAAAAAGTAATGTCCGTAAAGTAGACCTGTCCTGGGGGTGTTCCAAAGATTGGTCGTTTGCCAAATGTTTACGaatcctttaaaatatatttcttaatacgAATTTAggaacttttttataaaaccaaaccaTCGTGAATGATAAATCTCATTTAGTAAAGATCTCAGAATTatagtatttgtattgatttgtaAATCACAATGCATTCCTTTGGACTTATTTTGGCACCATGTATGAGTGACAATTGATTTAAGATATTTCAATACACTAATGGTTGTTATTTGGAGTGTGCTGCTACTCAGATGTATAaatgaaatgattttatataaaacaattttgttctgaaaactttttagtttgtgatttgtttattttcattcttctgtTCTGACCTTACgggccactgacctgtgcgaggatcttatcatcGAAGGAAGATAGTCGTACACCACAAGGTCGACAGGACTAATAAACTGTGCTACGGTCACAGGCAAGCGATATCTTCAGTCCGACATCTCAGGTCTTGTGGCAACTATCTCCCAAATTAGCCTAAAAGTGCCCTTTTCTTGACACAGCTGTCACCAAAAATCTATTGGTGCTTTACCTTGCTGGTTGAAAATTCTTCATAGACTTCATGAATAGTTTCGTGGCTCCAACCATGGAGTCTATGTACACAGAGACAAACAATAAGggaaaatatacttttcaaaacaaacttaTGGTGTCGCTCCATTAATTTCAgcctgtaaataataaaaaaaacatacaaatactaatcaaaaaacattgctttaggcaaaatttttttaattcgagtctatttaaaaaggtttattgttCACTCCAGTAAGAAATGGTGACACATTTGGTAATCACGTTACGTCAAAGGTAGTGTAAAAGTTAATTTCACTAccgttaaaatctcatatttattCGGTAgcatatgaatgatttatttattactttggtTCTGTcttgaaaattaaactatttagatGCAAAGTAGGaggttactttaaaaataaaagatctgTAATTCGTTGTGACATAATAACACTGTGTATGTTTCCTAAAACTAAAATTCTTGATATAACTTTATGATAATGCTACGTGAATAATGATTTGCAGTTGTGGAACAGCCAATACTCGATCGTTTGGTACTCCAGAGGACTTGTGCAGGAGCAAAACTTAACATGCATCACCACGAAATTCAGCCTCCTGGGCAGCAAGGACACCTACCATAATGGCTGCACGTAAGTGAATGGTTGTGTCTGATAGTAATTGTCTACCATGGCCACATAAGGCGAGCGAATCTGCAAATAGTAATTAATTCTCTCACAAAGGAGTACGGGTCAGTCTGGCGTTTAAAGGCAATGGTCGAGTCTGGATCATATCCAATATGTAAGATGTCGAAATCGTTATCTTAGACTCTGTGTTTTGTCCACACATTTGTGCTGAAAATAGTGATGGCGTCTCTTATTAATTGGTTACAGAAGCACTGAACTGATCGATTTCAAAACCAGCTTCAATATATGGGATCACACCTTCACGATCAGCGAATGTGAGTAGTTTTTGTTGTGCCTTTTTATCTTCATGGCGTGATTTCTCGGTTATACGTTTCTGATTGTATTCCACTCCTGTCAGATGACAGATGTGTAAAAGTTGACGAGAGAGCTATTACCGTATAAGTATGGCGCTCTGTTTAGGGACTGCCAGGTACATTGTTAATTGGAACATTCTATTTTCTTGGAAGCATCcgacaatttttttaagtatagaaAGTACACAGGTTGTTACGTTTTCACAAATGCTGCAAAGTAGTCCGTTCCATTTGAAAAAAAGCAAAGAGGCCAAGATATATGGCAACGTACAAATAggttgaattaaattatataatactgtttGCTTTTTTTGAACCGCCGCTGGTtagctgtaaataaattaagtttaagtgCATATAGTATGCCAAAGTATAGTCTAGGAGTAGAGAGCCACATAACATTTCATAAGGACACAACCTGGGTTTTCCTTAAAAATTGatgtaagtaattattattattggaaaagAAAGCCATAATCAGCAGAGGCTTGATGGGTACAATGGGAGGGCAACGAACAAGTTAACAAtatcaaactataatattttctcagatcatatttttcttagcttgacacttAAAACTGactgtgataaaaacataatAGTTACCCTCAGACAACTAGATAAGAAGATAAAGTCCCCACCTTTAGCCAAGCATCGTTGTTTATGTTTAGCTGATGTTGATTTAACAGCTACTTACGCAAGCAAGTaaatagatattatgtttatttgattaattattattaactcaaGAGAAAACTCCACTATTATGACACTAATGAtctaattttactgtaaaaggATTTTTGTTCCACCATAGTAaacattaaaagaagaatttaatcGAATTAAAAGTTGAACTTTATTTGAATCCTCCCTTCGTATATAGACTATATAGAATAAAATCTCCGACCGAAATCTAttaattatatgtgtttttttattgcagaCCAAGGGATGACGTTGAAAGCGTACGCGATCTACCATAAGAAATACTGCCTGGGACTCTATGTCTGCAGTCCTGACGGTACCTCGATAATCTTCTTTGACCCTTATAACCTTTTTTATTCACACTTAACTCAAAATGGAAAAAGAATAATTACGAATGcaaagtagtaattttaattaataacgcACATTGCAATTGCGTTACAAGACAAACGAATGTAAGAATTAATTAAGTACGCCTGTGTCCGTTTTAGTTAATTGCAAAAGAAtccattcaaaaatattttcaactaagTATATAAGTGCTGAGATAATTTTTCAAGTaagtaaatcataaattaattcaCATTTCACTCCATTGAATcagaatatcttaaaatatacGGACATTTAAAAAAGGGACATTgtaagatacatttaaaactatacaacTATGAAAGTTTAAATGAATTCCTAAATTGATCATTATTTATtggtgtaataaaaatgttactaacaTACTTATAAtagttatagttaatttttatatttttaagtataccTAAGGACtttacatgaaattaaatgaCTATTGTTAcaaactacaaaattaattatccaaaaacaacaattttaattcaatgtgtGGTAGATATGGTTAAAAATAACGGTAATATCGCCTTGAAACATGTATCAAAGAAAACTTCACTGGATAGAGTTTTAAAGAAAGAGATCAGTAACAGGAATTGGATTAAAGAATGAGAGGCGTTGAGTAGGGCTCTAAAAGTAATGCAAAGATATCTTAgtgcacaatttaaaaatattagaatacagTATACATTACTCTTATGATTACCTACAATAATTTAAAGGCGTAACTAGAGTTTTTGGCAAGATATAAATAGTTTATCTCGATGACTAGGGATGATTCTAGTTTTGCTGTTAGCGGTATTGCGCCTCATCTCTCTATATTTGCTTTATATAGTGGCTAGCTTCTGTGTTATTCACACTTTCACAAGTAAAATATGTTaagcaaataatgttttatgttagtGTAAATGCATGCTTGTCATGATATATAATTTGTTCGATTGATAAGCTGACTTATATATTACAGGAGTGACGGGCTCTCACATTACCATCTACTGCCCAACATCGCAGCTGGCTAGAGCCAACTCTGAGATTGAGGAGGCCAAGGCAAAGTTCACTGCTTGCCATATCAATGACGGAACCCCCCTCTGTGACCAGAAGTGTAACTGACGTGTAAACTCGAAAAGAAATCcaataaaataatctgtgtacaaaattaaatgatttaaaacacaagttaataagcactttaaaattatatctttattaaaatgGCATTTAAAATCCAATTCCTTGAGAAAACAttcatattattcataatttggtcagtttaaatatttattaaggacTTGGGATATTCAACATTAAATCGTGTTATCATTTTTATGTCTATGAAACTCTTGATAAAAAGGATCAAAAGGTCCTACAGACTTAAAACTTGGGCCATATAGGTTATTCATAGTTCACGGAAGAACTCAATTgactttataaacaaaatgtttgaaacattaCTAAAGTTACAGTCGGTTTTGTTAGAAGTTACGTTAGTAACGAAAAACAGTGACTAATCAGTTTAATAACGTTTTGTGTTTCTTCAATAGGCACAACGTGAACATTGCCTTAATTAAGAGCATGGAAATAGGAATTTAGTTGCGTTCTATTGAATCTATCCATGTTCTGTTATATAGGTGTATTTCAGTTAGGAACAATAAGTCATTTCCATTTCCATAGCAATGcatattttttacttcaaactGAACACTAAAATTCTCACCAAATatactataaaagtaaaaaaaattgtttacatatatttgcTTCACGTAATACAACCACGAATTAATATTCATAGTGACGCCAACTAGAGGTTTTTATGTAAGTGTTTCCATATAACTCATAAACTGTAcgatattatgtatatttataaacttagagaaaatgaatttaaatattattcaccTTCCTCAAAACACGCTAATAATTCGATGtaaacaaaaacagtaaaaaaatgtttaaaaaagggaAGTAAATAAAGTATTCTATTTGAAAAGTAGTAATATTCATACGAGAGACATAAAACAATATGGAATTGCAAGCCGAACATCACAGACTGCAGATATTCAgtgtttaagttaaaaaaattacgttGAGAACGATATTTTTAACGATCTTTTCTAAAAAACGAAGGAAACAAGCTTTGCTAacgttacatgcaaaatttcaagcctgtagctaattttattcttgagatatcttgtggAAGACTGATAGACAAGTaatcagaaagaaaaatatattttcacatcCTCCCTGCAGACAGAAGAGAAAATGTGCCTCAATGACACTCAGTCAAATCGCATGGAGTGTCATGCACCGTCATAGAACAGCGGAAAAGCTGGACAGTTTATACATGAAAGCAACATTTTAATTCAATCTCATTGAGTTATGAGACAAAAATGAATTCTTTCAGCCTCTAGAGTGATAGGCTTGAGTTACACTGagccaaaaacaaaacatttaaaatgtattacagaaaatatttaaataatatgaagtCGAATAATACGATTCAGTACCAAGACAAATTTATGTAACAGTGAACTACTGCTTAAAATTCATCAATCAGTTAAGCAACCAGCTATGTTTAAAAGTAAGTTACTGCtacttttaaatgaataatttgattagaccaaataaattgaaattgtatttttttgcaCGCAACcaaacatttaaactattaaaattttttataaatataaggtggtaaaacatgaaaataaagcAATTGAAATAGCTAATGTCAGTTAAACTTGATATTAATCAGAAAGCGCATAATGTATTGATCAAGAttcttatgtaatttaattttttcatgtattgtattaaaaactgaattttgaaaaaagtagacGAAATTCCAGAGAAATTAGTGAACGGAGTAAATATTTTGCCACAAATCCATATTTCATCCACGAGGTCTGTTACTAGAGACAAGGTATTCCACTATATTTTTGAAGGTATTGCATTGTCtagtatttgttaatttatttagaatacttATACGTCtgctaaaatttgtttttttttaatttacgggtttacaattttttattaggAAACATCAAACAAGGTTGTTAGTTGAGTAAAGGAACAGAAGTATGAAAAAGCATGAAGCATGCGAATGTGCATGTGCGTTCAATATATGTTCAACAAACCCTCAGATATTACTTATAACAGCTATTTCATAGTTGTTTGTATGAGTAACTATAAAACATTTCCATTCTCCGCTAAAGCTGTAACACAGTGCtgaagtaaacattttacaattctaattttagaGCACTAGTCGTTTCGTTGCAGAATGCGGCGAAGGATGAGTCTCCTTCAGTGCTACTTATAATCTTCACGATTTGTAGCATTTATATTTTCTCttctattgaaaaaaatgttcaataaattccCACATTACAAGACAATtgaacaaattagatgatttaatacgttaattttgtaattatttaattgtgtatttatttaatttaatcagttCTCCTTCACATTGAAAATGTGTAAATGAAATGTAAAGATTATGTATGAATTCCTTCCGGGGTGTGATAAAAAATACCTGTTTGTCATaaagttcaatacattttaaaatcagcGTTAGTGATTTGAACAATCAATAAAAGCGCTCCTCCAGCCACATTCTTGTAGTGAGCACGGTACTAACTATTACTAAGAAACCGTTCATTTCTTGAGATATAAATGTGGACCCCTTAATTctcctacaaatttacattctaAGCAAACGTCCTAAGGGAACGTTAATTCTGATACGAATTTACGTCCTAAGGGAACTTCTGCTACAAATTTACGTTCTAGCTACAAGTTTGTTCCTGTAACTGTATAGCGGGATGACGGCCATACACGAGTCCCGGCGCAACCCGTTGCCCCTGCCTCCCATCCAGCACGAGGAGCTCTACAACACCCCTCTCGTATGGAAGGGATACTATCCTGGTTGGGAAGACACGGTTTGTGCCAACTGCCGCCTCAATATGAACCATACGCTTGGTACGTTAATATCTTACTAGTAGAGGTAATATCAATATTACTAGTAGAGTAAAGTTCTTTCTTTTAACATAATAAGAAGGTTGGTTTCCAGACGAATTGCGATATTTACACACAGGCTTTGGAACCCACATTTGAATAACGCTGGAACAAGGTTTACTCATATGTTTACGTGTACTGTGGATGTTTCTCAACCTCTTTAGATTAATTTATCTAATGCTCTAAGGGAGCATTTATTTATTGGGcgttttatgttttgttacataaaatgtcTAATCTCAGTACATAcactaatttaattatgaaaGACACTTTGAATGGAATTGatctttttatatttgaagaactATCTAAAATTATTGAGATAAAACTTAATCTAATTACGAAAGGCTATCCTTTATTCAATACATCCGAAACATCTTTCATTGTTTCTCGTTGTCCTTTCTATGAATGCTATCATATTGTCAACCTTGCCCTTGCTGCGATGTGACCATAGCtctgaagtttgtaaaatatgagAACATGATTTGTGACTGACAGCCAGTATCCGATGGAACCGCCACTTGAAGGGGCCACTAAGACCCACTCACTCGGTAGACTTGGCTCTCAGCGCCATCTACCAGCACGGACCCGAGGACTTCCCGGACAAGACGGACGTCATCAGACAGCCGGAGACTGTGGGGTATCCGACCTGGCGTCTGCTGAGGAACAAGCGGCATGATCCGGTGAGTCATATTCCACAGAAGTATATATCCTGTAGCTTATGAAGGAAACGTGATTTTTTCCGGACTTTTTCCATCTTTCTGTGATACTAAACGTAGCGTTACtaatgttttgtatcactgaatgatggaaaatgtttgaaaaaatcacGTTTTCTTGAAAATCCtcccatttttaaaaacaaacttcaaacccTAGTTTATATTTCCTTAAGGGGGAGAAAAAGGTTAAACCCCTGGTCGATGGGCACCGTACCTACTGTCTTGGCTCCACAGGCCTGGCACACCAGGATTAATGCACTTACAG
This Homalodisca vitripennis isolate AUS2020 chromosome 3, UT_GWSS_2.1, whole genome shotgun sequence DNA region includes the following protein-coding sequences:
- the LOC124358651 gene encoding uncharacterized protein LOC124358651, with product MVHIYMLTVFACIAMTLASETNAKCDNKIIQCIKDVNGGSFPVSFLTSLQVLWNSQYSIVWYSRGLVQEQNLTCITTKFSLLGSKDTYHNGCTSTELIDFKTSFNIWDHTFTISEYQGMTLKAYAIYHKKYCLGLYVCSPDGVTGSHITIYCPTSQLARANSEIEEAKAKFTACHINDGTPLCDQKCN
- the LOC124358652 gene encoding uncharacterized protein LOC124358652 — encoded protein: MTAIHESRRNPLPLPPIQHEELYNTPLVWKGYYPGWEDTVCANCRLNMNHTLASIRWNRHLKGPLRPTHSVDLALSAIYQHGPEDFPDKTDVIRQPETVGYPTWRLLRNKRHDPNVVPVHLTEIHGGTRVPFQYGETKAAQSARLHADPCTRSVDPSHPLVYGGLKDRRHPFHIKLGISSHHSPQSNNGFSRNSYGAFFTS